The genomic stretch TCTCCACCACCAGGCCCGGCAGTGCTGCTACCGGCGCCTGCTTACGGATCAGCCCATAGAAGCCGAAGCTCAACGCCAGCACCAGTGATACCCATGGCAGGCTGCCCACTTGCCACACCTGCTGCGCCACACCCACGGCGGCCATGCCCACCGCCAGCCATTGCAGGCGGCGCAGGCGCTCACCAAGAATGAGCATGCCCAGCAGTACGTTGATCAGCGGGTTGATGTAATAGCCCAGGCTGGCCTCGAGCATACGACCGTTGTTTACCGACCACACGTAGGTCAGCCAGTTACCGGCGATCAGTGCCCCGCTCAGTGCCAGGATGCCCAGCCGGCGCGGGTTGTTGCGCAGTTCGCGCCACCAGCCGGGGTGTTTCCACACCAGGAGCAGTAGCGAGCCGAACAGTGCTGACCAGAGCACCCGGTGGACAATGATCTCCACCGCCGGGACGCTCTGGATTGCCTTGAAGTAGATGGGGAAAAGGCCCCAGATGATGTAGGCGCTCAAGCCCAGTATGTACCCGCGGCGCGGGTTTGCGGCGTGCATGCAGAATCCTTGCTTAGGTTGCTAAATAAAGCGACGCCTATTGTAGACAGAGGTGGGCGCGCTTCTAGAACAATTTCAGCGGTGCTTCATCCAGCGCAGCCATTTGTTCGCGCAAGGCGAGAATCTGGTCGCCCCAGTAGCGTGGCTGGCCGAACCAAGGGAAGCTGGGCGGGAACGCCGGGTCGTCCCAGCGCCTTGCCAGCCAGGCGCTATAGTGCAGCTGGCGCAGGGCGCGCAGGGGCTCGATCAGGGCCAGCTCGCGCGGGTCGAAGTCGTGGAACTCGTTGTAGCCGTCGATCAGCTCGGCCAGTTGCCCCAGGCGCTCCTCGCGGTTGCCGGCCAACATCATCCACAGGTCTTGCACCGCTGGGCCCATGCGGCAATCGTCGAGGTCCACCACGTGGTACACCTCGTCACGGTGCATCAGGTTGCCGGGGTGCAGGTCGCCGTGCAGGCGGATGAGCTGGTGTGGTGTGCGAGCGTAGATGTCCTCCACCCGCTTGAGCAGGTCGCGTGCCACGGACTCGAACGCCGGCAACAGTTCACGCGGGACAAAATTACCTTCCAGCAAGGTATTCAGTGAGGCGTGGCCAAAGTTGTCCACAGCCAGTGCCTCGCGGTGCTTGAACGGTTTGCTGGCGCCCACGGCATGCATGCGACCGAGCAGTTGGCCCAGGCGATACAACTGGTCGAGGTTGCCAGGCTCGGGGGCGTGGCCGCCGCGACGGGGGAACAGCGTGAAGCGGAAGCCCTGGTGCTCGAACAAGGTGCGGTCATCGTGCTGCATGGGCGCAACCACCGGGACTTCGCAGTCGGCGAGCTCGGCCGTGAAGGCGTGTTCTTCAAGGATGGCTGCATCGCTCCAGCGGCCTGGGCGGTAGAACTTGGCAATCAGCGGCTGCGCGTCTTCGATGCCCACCTGGTACACGCGGTTTTCGTAGCTGTTCAGCGCCAGCACCCGCGCATCGCTGAGAAAGCCCAAGCTTTCCACTGCGTCCAGGACCAGGTCGGGGGTGAGGGTGTCGAAGGGGTGGGACATGGTGGCTCCGGAGGGTAAGCGGCGTGGGGCCATGGTAGCGCGTTATGCCTGTGCCGGCTTCTTCACAGGCATGCCCGCAATCCGCCCACCGCGTGGCGAGGCTAAGCCGGTATCCCGATCAGCACATAGGACGGATGGAACTGCACCCGCACCGAACTGCCGGCCGCCACCTGTTGCCCAGCCAACCACTGCGCCTCTGCAATGGCACACAACGTCTGCCCATTACCCAGCGCCAGCCTGACCTCGCTGGGGCCGTCCTCCTCGGCCAGCACTTCTTCCACCGTCGCGCTCAAACAGTTGCTGCCCTCCTCGGCTTCTTCCTCTTGCGCCAGCAACCGCACCCACCCGGCCTTTAGCAGCGCCACCACCATCGTTCCCGCTGTCAGCTCCAGCCGCGCAGTGCTGTCGTGGGTGATCAGCGCATCGATCTCCAGCCCGCCACTCAATGCCAGGCTGACGCGGTCATACCGGCCTTCTGGGCGCAGGCCGCTGACCTGGCCCTGCAACTGGTTGCGCGCACTGGTGCGCAGCATCAGGCGCCCGAGCAGGTCGAGGTCGCTGGATTCTTCGGCGGCTTCAAGGATTTGTGCCTGCAGGGCCTGCAGCCGTTGGTACAGGCGCAGCACCCGCTCGCCTTCCGGCGACAAGTGCGCACCGCCGCCGCCACGGCCACCGGTGCTGCGCTTGACCAAGGGCTGGCTGGCCAGATTGTTGAGCTCGTCGATGGCATCCCAGGCCGCCTTGTAGCTGATACCCGCTGCCTTGGCGGCGCGGGTGATCGAGCCTTGTTCGGCAATGTGTTGCAGCAGCGCGATGCGCTGTGGGCGGCGGGCGATGTGCTGGGTGAGAAGGGGGGGTAGGGACATGGGTATTCCGTATACAAGGGTGCTTTACAAATGGGCAGGTCGCGCCAGGTCATACATACCCCGGTTTTGGCGTACGTGCCAGGCAATACACATCCACCCGCCGTGCACCTGCCTTGCGCAGTGTCAGGGCAATAGCCTGCGCAGTGGCACCGGTGGTCAACACATCATCGACGATGGCGACATGCTTGCCTTCCAGCTCGCCCGTTACCGCGAACGCCTGGCGCAAATTGCGCCGTCGTGCCTTGGCGCCCAGATGTTGCTGTGCCGGTGTCTCGCGGATGCGGACCAGCAAACGCTCGTTGCATGTTACCCCGACGTGCGACGACAACCACCGCCCAAGCATCCCCGCCTGGTTGAACCCCCGCTCGCGCAGTCGACGCCTGGCCAAAGGCACAGGCAACAGCAGGTCAGGGCGGGGCAGCCCTTCGGCATAGCGATACAGCAGCCCCTGCCCGAGTAGCTCAGCCATCAGGCGCCCCAAAGGCCATTGGCGATTGTGCTTGAAGCGGCTGATCAACGTGTCCACCGGAAAGCCGAACTGCCACAGGGCAATGACCTGATCGAAGGCCGGCAAGCCGCGGCCGCAAACGGCGCAGGTCAGGCCGGCCATGGGCAAGGGCAGGGCGCAATGCCGGCACTGATCACCCAGCCAGGGCAGCGCCTGTTCGCAGGTGATGCACAGCGGGTAGTGCTGCTCGGCAGGCTCATCGCATAACAAACACTGCTGATCAATAAGTGAGCACTTGTAAACCAGTCGCTTCCAGTACAGTTGACAGTTCATAGGCCTTCCATGACTATGCGAGCTATCCGTGATGCGCTGGCGGGCTTTCCTGTCCCGGCGCCAGCTACAGCCTAAACAAGGAAACGCCGATGAGCGCCAGCACAACTGCAACAACACGTCACGACTGGTCCCTGGCCGAGGTCAAGGCGCTGTTCCAGCAACCGTTCAATGACTTGCTGTTCCAGGCGCAGACCGTGCACCGCGCGCATTTCGACCCCAACCGCGTGCAGGTTTCGACCTTGCTGTCGATCAAGACCGGTGCCTGCCCGGAAGATTGCAAATATTGTCCGCAGTCCGGCCACTACAACACCGGGCTGGAAAAACAGAAGCTGATGGAAGTGCAGAAGGTGCTGGAAGAAGCTGCCCGCGCCAAAGCCATCGGTTCTACCCGTTTCTGCATGGGGGCGGCGTGGAAGCACCCGTCGGCCAAAGACATGCCCTACGTGCTGGAGATGGTCAAAGGCGTCAAGGCCATGGGCCTGGAAACCTGCATGACCCTCGGCAAGCTCGACCAGGAGCAGACCAAAGCCCTGGCCCAGGCTGGCCTGGACTACTACAACCACAACCTCGACACCTCCCCGGAGTTCTACGGCAGCATCATCACCACGCGTACCTACAGCGAGCGCCTGCAGACCCTGGCCTACGTGCGCGATGCCGGGATGAAAATCTGCTCTGGTGGCATTCTGGGCATGGGTGAGTCGCTGGACGACCGTGCCGGCCTGCTGATCCAGCTGGCCAACCTGCCGGAGCACCCGGAGTCGGTGCCGATCAATATGCTGGTCAAGGTAGCCGGCACGCCGCTGGCTGAGGAAGAGGACGTCGACCCGTTCGACTTTATCCGTATGCTGGCCGTGGCCCGTATCCTCATGCCCAAGTCTCACGTGCGTCTGTCCGCCGGCCGCGAGCAGATGAACGAGCAGATGCAGGCCCTGGCCTTCATGGCGGGCGCCAACTCGATCTTCTACGGCGAAAAACTGCTGACCACCGCCAACCCCCAGGCCGACAAGGACATGCAGCTGTTCGCACGCCTGGGTATCAAGCCCGAAGCGCGTGAAGAGCACGCTGACGAAGTGCATCAGGCAGCCATCGAGCAAGCGCTGGTCGAGCAGCGCAGCAGCGAGATGTTCTACGACGCCGCGACAGCCTGACATGGCTTTCGATCTGGCTGCGCGCCTGGCCGAACGGCGCGCAGCAGACCTGTATCGGCAGCGGCCATTGCTGGAAAGCCCGCAGGGGCCGGAAGTGGTGGTCGACGGCCAGCGGTTGCTGGCCTTCTGCAGCAATGACTACCTGGGCCTGGCCAACCACCCCGAAGTGATCGCCGCCTGGCAGGCCGGCGCCGAGCGCTGGGGGGTGGGGGGTGGTGCCTCGCACCTGGTGGTTGGCCACAGCGCACCGCACCATCAGGTTGAAGAGGCACTGGCTGAACTCACCGGGCGCCCGCGCGCGCTGTTGTTCTCCACCGGCTACATGGCCAATCTGGGCGCCATCACCGCGCTGGTGGGGCAGGGCGACACGGTGCTGCAAGACCGCCTGAACCATGCGTCGCTGCTGGATGGCGGGCTGCTCAGTGGTGCCCGCTTCAACCGCTACCTGCACAACGACCCGGCCAGCCTGGCCAGCCGCCTGGACAAGGCGGTCGGCAATACCCTGGTGGTGACCGATGGCGTGTTCAGCATGGACGGTGACCTGGCCGACCTGCCGGCGCTGGCCGATGTCGCCCGTGCCCGCGGCGCATGGTTGATGGTTGACGATGCCCATGGCCTGGGTACCTTGGGCGCACAGGGCGGCGGTATCGTCGAACACTTTGGCCTGGGCGTAGATGACGTACCGGTGCTGATCGGCACGCTGGGCAAGGCTTGCGGCACTGCGGGCGCCTTTGTTGCTGGCAGCGAAGAGCTGATCGAGGCGCTGGTGCAGTTCGCCCGCCCCTACATCTACACCACCAGCCAGCCACCGGCGCTGGCCTGCGCCACACTCAAGAGCCTGGAGCTGCTGCGCCGTGAAACCTGGCGTCGTGAGCATCTGGCAGCCTTGATTCGCCAGTTCAGAAAAGGCGCGCAGCAGATGGGGCTGCAGTTGATGGACAGCCCGACGCCAATCCAGCCTATCGTGATCGGCGACAGTGCGAAGGCGTTGCGTCTGTCACGCCTGCTGCGTGAGCGCGGCTTGCTGGTGACGGCCATCCGCCCACCCACCGTGCCGGCTGGCAGCGCACGCCTGCGGGTGACCTTGAGCGCCGCGCACAGCGAGGCGCAGGTGCAGCTATTGTTGAATGCATTGGCCGAGTGTTATCCACAGTTGGAGAACGCCGATGCGTAATCGACTTGTTCTGTTGCCTGGCTGGGGCTTGGGAACTGCTGCGCTGGAGCCGCTGGCCGCTAGCCTGCGGGCCCAGGACGCCCGCCTGCAGGTAGAGCTGATGCCCCTGCCAGAACTGCCCCACAGCGATGTGCAGGCCTGGATCGACCATCTGGACCGCAAGCTGCCCAGCAATGCCTGGCTGGGTGGCTGGTCACTGGGTGGCATGTTGGCCAGCGCGCTGGCGCACAAGCGTGGCGACCACTGCTGCGGGCTGCTGACCTTGGCCAGCAACCCCAGCTTCCTGGCCCGGCCAGACTGGCCGCACGGCATGGCCGAAGACACCTTCGGCACCTTCCTCGACGGCTGCCGCAGCCATACCCAGGTCACCCTCAAGCGCTTCCGTACCTTGTGCAGCGACGGCGCCCTGCAGCCGCGTACCCTGTTGCGCCAACTGGGTGTCGGCGTGCCGGATACCGACCCGTTGTACCTGGCCACTGGCCTTGAAGTGCTGGCCAAGCTGGACACCCGCGAAGCTTTGCAAGCCTATGGAGGCCCGCAGCTGCATCTGTTTGCCGGCAGCGATGCGCTAGTGCCGGCAGAGGCGGCAAAGGCCTTGAGCGAGCTGTTGCCCGATGTGGAAGTGGGCCTGGTCGAAGACAGTTCCCACGCGTTCCTGCTGGAGTACCCGCAGGAGCTGGCGGCGGGCATCAAGAGTTTCCTGCATGAGAGTGGCGATGACTGACCTTTCCCGTCCGACCCTGCCCGGCGCATTGCCCGACAAGCGCCAGGTGGCGGCCTCGTTCTCCCGCGCCGCGGCCAGCTACGACAGCGTGGCGGCCCTTCAGCGCGCTGTAGGTCTGAGCCTGCTGGAGCAGTTACCGGCAGGCCTGCAGCCGTCACACTGGCTGGACCTGGGCAGCGGCACCGGCCATTTCAGCCGCATGCTGGCCGAGCGTTTCACCCAGGCCTGTGGCGTGGCGGTGGATATTGCCGAAGGCATGTTGCTGCACGCCCGTCATGTGAAGGGCGGGGCGCAGTATCACGTGGTTGGCGACGCCGAGCGTTTGCCGCTGCGCGATGGCAGCGTCGACCTGGTGTTTTCCAGCCTGGCGGTGCAGTGGTGCGATCAGTTCGCCAGTGTGCTGGCCGAGGCGCAGCGGGTGCTGCGCCCAGGCGGTGTACTGGCCTTCAGCAGCCTGTGCGTGGGCACCCTCGACGAACTGCGCGCCAGCTGGCAGGCGGTGGATGGTCTGGTGCATGTAAACCGCTTCCGCCGTTTCGAGGACTATCAGCGCCTGTGCGCAGCCAGCGGTTTTGAACAGCTTGAGCTGGAGCGGTGCCCGCATGTGCTGCACTACCCGGATGTGCGCAGCCTGACCCACGAACTGAAGGCGTTGGGGGCGCACAATCTGAACCCTGGGCGACCTTCCGGTCTCACCGGCCGGGCGCGAATGCAGGGCCTGCTGCAGGCCTATGAGGCATTTCGCCAGCCCGCAGGGCTGCCAGCCACCTATCAAGTGGTCTATGGTGTGTTGCGCAAACCACAGGCGTAAGGGGAGCACGATGAGCCAGGCCTTTTTCATTGCTGGTACCGATACCGATGTCGGCAAGACCACCATTGCCGCCGGCCTGTTGCATGCGGCACGTTTGCAGGGCATGAGCACGCTGGGTGCCAAGCCGGTTGCCTCGGGCTGTACGATGACGCCGAAAGGCTTGCGCAATAGTGATGCCCTGGCGCTGATCGACGAAAGCACGGTCAAGCTGCCCTATGAGCAGGTCAATCCGTTTGCCTTCGAGCCTGCTATTGCCCCGCATGTGGCGGCGCGCGAGGCAGGGGTGACGCTGGCCGTGCCAGAACTGCTCGCGGCGATGCGCAATGTGCTGCAACAAAATGCCGACTTCACCCTGATTGAGGGAGCCGGTGGCTGGCGCGTACCGCTGTCGGGCCTGGAGAACCTGTCCGACCTTGCCGTTGCCCTGCGGTTGCCGGTGATTCTGGTGGTAGGCGTGCGCTTGGGTTGCATCAGCCATGCCTTGCTTAGTGCCGAGGCGATCGAGCGTGATGGGCTGCAGTTGGCGGGTTGGGTGGCAAACATCATCGAGCCGCGTACCTCGCGCCTGGAAGAGAACCTGGCCAGCCTTGCAGAGCGCTTGCCGGCGCCATGTCTGGGGCGGGTGCCCAAGCTCAAGCAGGCCAGTGCCGACATGGTGGCTGAGCATCTGCAGCTGGATTTGCTGGATTAGTATGTTGCCGGCCCGGCCTCCTTGCGGGGGTTGCCCGCGAAGAGGCCAGTGCAGGAATACCCAAGGCCTATCAACTGGCATTGAGCCATTAGGGATTTAAACGGGCCTTTTCGCGCCCAGCCTGCTTTAATTGGGGCTGTTCGTCATCCAGCGTCAATGGAGTCCTGACATGGAAATCACCGGTAGCTCCGCCTACTACGCGGGCCTGAGCGCAATCCAGACCGGGCAGAACCGCGTCGATCAAGCCGCCAGCCAGATCGCCAACACCACTGCCGAACGCACCGCCACTAGCCAGTCCAGCGATTTTCAGGCCGAACGCCTGCGCGCGGTCGACCGCAGCCAGCAGATGGACATGGCCACCAGTGTCGTGCAACAGGCGGTGGGCAAGACCGAAGTCGAACTCGGCGCAAAGGTCGCTAAGGCATCCGACGAAATGCTTGGCCGGTTCATCGACACCTACGCCTGAACACTTGCGTCATCCCCTATTTCAACGCCTGCCCTTGTAGGAGCGGGCTTGCCCGCGAATGCGTCCGATCAGACAACAGTTTGGTTTGGTTGGAAGCATTCGCGGGCGAGCCCGCTCCTACAGGTGTTTTGCCGAGCGTTGGCGTATTTGCCATTTTTCGTGGCGGAAATGGCACCATAGTCCATCCTTGACAGAAAGCTGAGCTAAACGTAAGTTTCAAACAACTGTTTGATCGGCTTCCGCCAAGCGCGGGTCACCCCACAGAACTCACCTAGAGGTTCATCGCAATGCCTGACTACAAAGCCCCCTTGCGTGATATCCGCTTCGTTCGCGACGAGCTGCTTGGCTATGAGGCGCACTATCAGAGCCTGCCGGGCTGCCAGGACGCCACGCCCGACATGGTCGACGCGATCCTTGAAGAAGGCGCGAAGTTCTGTGAGCAGGTGTTGTCGCCGCTGAACCGCGTGGGTGACCAGGAAGGCTGCACCTGGAGCGAATCGGGGGTGAAAACCCCAACCGGCTTCAAGGAAGCCTACCAGCAGTTCGTCGAAGGCGGCTGGCCTAGCCTGGCACATGACGTCGAGCACGGCGGCCAAGGCCTGCCAGAGTCGCTGGGCCTGGCCCTGAGCGAAATGGTCGGTGGTTCGAACTGGTCGTGGGGCATGTACCCAGGCCTGTCGCATGGCGCGATGAACACTATTTCTGCGCATGGCACTGCCGAGCAGCAGCACACCTACCTGACCAAGCTGGTGTCTGGCGAGTGGACCGGCACCATGTGCCTGACCGAACCGCACTGCGGCACCGACCTGGGCATGCTGCGCACCAAGGCCGAGCCACAGGCCGACGGCAGCTACAAGGTGTCGGGCACCAAAATCTTCATTTCGGCCGGCGAACACGACATGGCCGACAACATCGTCCATATCGTTCTGGCCCGCCTGCCGGACGCACCGGCCGGTACCAAGGGTATTTCGCTGTTTATCGTGCCGAAGTTCCTGCCCAACGCCGAGGGTGGCGTGGGTGAGCGCAACGGCGTTAGCTGCGGCTCGATCGAACACAAGATGGGCATCCACGGTAACGCTACCTGCGTCATGAACTTCGATGCTGCCACCGGCTACCTGATCGGCCCGGCCAACAAAGGCCTGAACTGCATGTTCACCTTCATGAACACTGCTCGCCTGGGGACCGCACTGCAAGGCCTGGCCCACGCCGAAGTGGCGTTCCAGGGTGGCCTGAAGTACGCCCGTGAGCGCCTGCAAATGCGTTCCCTGACCGGCCCGAAAGCGCCGGACAAGGCTGCCGACCCGATCATCGTCCACCCGGACGTGCGTCGCATGCTGCTGACCATGAAGGCCTTCGCCGAAGGCAACCGCGCGATGGTGTACTTCACCGCCAAGCAGGTGGACATCGTCAAGTACAGCCAGGACGAAGAAGAGCGCAAGAAGGCCGATGCCCTGCTGGCGTTCCTGACCCCGATCGCCAAGGCATTCATGACCGAAGTCGGTTTCGAAGCCGCCAACCACGGCGTGCAGATCTACGGTGGCCATGGCTTCATCGCCGAATGGGGCATGGAGCAGAACGTGCGCGACAGCCGCATCTCCATGCTGTACGAAGGCACTACCGGAATTCAGGCCCTCGACTTGCTCGGTCGTAAAGTGCTTATGACTCAGGGCGAAGCACTGAAGGGCTTCACCAAGATCGTGCACAAGTTCTGCCAGGCGCAGGAAGGTAACGAAGCGGTCAAGGAGTTCGTCGAACCGCTGGCGGCCATCAACAAGGAGTGGGGCGAGCTGACCATGAAAGTGGGCATGGCTGCCATGAAGGACCGTGAAGAAGTGGGTGCGGCTTCGGTCGATTACCTGATGTACTCCGGCTATGCTTGCCTGGCCTACTTCTGGGCCGACATCGCCCGCCTGGCCGCTGAGAAACTGGCAGCTGGCACCAGCGAAGAGGCGTTCTATACCGCCAAGTTGCAGACTGCCCGCTTCTACTTCCAGCGTATTCTGCCGCGTACCCGTACCCACGTGGCGACCATGTTGTCGGGTGCCAACAACCTGATGGCGATGGACGAAGAGCACTTCGGCCTGTCGTACTGATACTGGCGCTGTACCCAAAACCCGCCTGCCCTGACCGGTAGGCGGGTTTTTTACGTCTTCGGGTTCAGCGCGGCCCCTTGCAGGCGACCGGAAGCTGGTAAATCCAACCGCAAATTCAACTGTTCCAGTGCACTGCCGATGAAGTGAGGGCACAATGCCATTATTGATCTGCCGGGTTGGAGATTACCCTTGTTTCGTCTTAACGCTGTTCGCGCAAGCCACTTCCTGCCGTCGCTGTTCTTGTTGCTGGCAGGGCTCGCCGCAGCCTATGTGAGAGACCTCAGCGTCTTTTTCACATCGCTGTTCAATGTCCTGCCTACCTTGGTTCTACTGCTGGGCGGCGCTTACTGCGCGGTCTACCGCCGCCAGCGTGAGCTGTTTCTGATGCTGACGGTGTACATCGCCTACTTCCTGCTCGATACCCAGACCGACTTCTATCGTGACCATGGCCGCGTGCGTGAGGACGCAGCGGTGATCTTCCACCTGGTCTGCCTGCTGCTGCCGGCGCTGTTCGGGCTGTATGGCGCCTGGCAGGAGCGTACGCACCTGCTGCAGGACCTGGTCGCCCGCGGTGCTGTGCTGTTTGCCGTGGGCAGCGTGGCGGTGGCCCTCCAGCAAAGCTACCCCGAGGCGTTGCTGACCTGGTTGGCGGAGATCCGCTGGCCGGCTTTGCATGGTCACTGGATGAGCCTGATCCAGATGGTCTACCCACTGTTCCTTGGTGTATTCATTCTGCTGGTGGTGCAGTACCTGCGTGCACCCCGGCCGCTGCACGCCGCGCAGTTGATCGGCCTGCTGGGCATTTTCTGGATGCTGCCGCAAACCTTCATCCTGCCGTTTACCCTGAACATCATGTGCAGCCAGGTAATGCTGATGATCGCCGCAGCAGTGGCGCACGAGGCTTATCAGATGGCTTTCCGTGACGAGCTGACTGGCCTGCCGGGGCGCCGTGCGCTGAACGAGCGCATGCAGCGCCTGGGGCGCAACTATGTCATCGCCATGACCGATGTCGACCATTTCAAGAAATTCAACGACACCCACGGCCACGATGTCGGTGACCAGGTGTTGCGGTTGGTCGCCAGCCGCTTGTCCAAGGTCACCGGCGGTGGTCGCGCTTACCGTTATGGTGGGGAAGAGTTCGCTTTGGTGTTCGCCGGCAAGACCGCCGAGGAGTGCGTGCCGCATGTGGAGGCCGTGCGTGAAGTAATCGCTAATTACGTGATGCACCTGCGCGACCAGCACAACCGCCCGCAGGACGATACCGCCGGGCGCCAGCGCCGCGCTGGCAGCGGCGGCGGCACGGTTTCGGTCACCATCAGTATCGGCGTGGCCGAGCGCCAGGCGGATCATCGCAACCCCGAGGCGGTGCTGAAATCCGCCGACCAGGCGCTTTACAGCGCCAAAGGTGCGGGGCGCAATTGTGTCATGGTGCATGGGCGACAATCGCCGCGTGGGGCAGTGCGTACAGCGTGACCGTGCGAGACTATATAGTCGATTGATGACCCTATGTCTCGCAAAAGTTGTTCGGTTACACTGCCAGTAACCCCAGTGTCGCGGTTCCCCGAGACCGCCCCGACCCGACTAGCGAGAGGTTGTCATGGCTGACTATAAAGCGCCCCTGCGCGACATGCGCTTCGTACTGAATGAAGTCTTCAACGTGGCCGAGCAGTGGACGCAGTTGCCCGGGCTGGCGGAGGTCGTCGATGCCGACACGGCCATGGCCGTGCTGGAAGAAGCCGGCAAGGTTACCGCCAAGACCATTGCGCCGCTCAGCCGCGCTGCCGACGAAGAGGGCTGCCACTGGGACAACGGCGTAGTACGCACCCCAGCCGGTTTCATCGAGGCCTACAACACCTACGCCGAAGGCGGCTGGGTGGGCGTGGGCGGTGACCCGCTGTTCGGCGGCATGGGTATGCCCAAGGCCATCTCGGCCCAGGTCGAGGAAATGGTCAACGCGTCCAGCCTGGCCTTCGGCCTGTACCCGATGCTGACCGCTGGCGCCTGTCTGTCGATCAACGCCCACGCCAGCGAGGCCTTGAAGGAAAAATACCTTCCGAACATGTATGCCGGCGTTTGGGCCGGCTCCATGTGCCTGACCGAGCCGCATGCCGGCACCGACCTGGGCATCATCCGCACCAAGGCCGAGCCCCAGGCTGACGGCAGCTACAAGGTCAGCGGCACCAAGATCTTCATCACCGGTGGCGAACACGACCTGACCGAGAACATCATCCATCTGGTACTGGCCAAGTTGCCGGATGCACCGGCGGGGCCGAAAGGTATTTCGCTGTTCCTGGTGCCAAAGTTCCTGGTCAATGAAGACGGTAGCCTCGGTGCGCGGAACCCGGCCACTTGCGGCTCGATCGAGCACAAAATGGGCATCCAGGCATCGGCTACTTGTGTGATGAACTTCGACGAAGCAGTCGGCTATATCGTCGGTGAGCCGAACAAGGGCCTGGCGGCCATGTTCACCATGATGAACTACGAGCGCCTGGGTGTCGGCATTCAAGGCCTGGCGT from Pseudomonas putida encodes the following:
- the rarD gene encoding EamA family transporter RarD, with protein sequence MHAANPRRGYILGLSAYIIWGLFPIYFKAIQSVPAVEIIVHRVLWSALFGSLLLLVWKHPGWWRELRNNPRRLGILALSGALIAGNWLTYVWSVNNGRMLEASLGYYINPLINVLLGMLILGERLRRLQWLAVGMAAVGVAQQVWQVGSLPWVSLVLALSFGFYGLIRKQAPVAALPGLVVETWMLVPLALGWLLLHPSAMSAQGAFYTSSEALWLMAAGPVTLVPLVCFNAAARHLPYTTLGFLQYLAPTLVLLQAVLLFDEHLSSSALVAFMFIWAGLAIYSVDAWLSLRKRS
- a CDS encoding serine/threonine protein kinase → MSHPFDTLTPDLVLDAVESLGFLSDARVLALNSYENRVYQVGIEDAQPLIAKFYRPGRWSDAAILEEHAFTAELADCEVPVVAPMQHDDRTLFEHQGFRFTLFPRRGGHAPEPGNLDQLYRLGQLLGRMHAVGASKPFKHREALAVDNFGHASLNTLLEGNFVPRELLPAFESVARDLLKRVEDIYARTPHQLIRLHGDLHPGNLMHRDEVYHVVDLDDCRMGPAVQDLWMMLAGNREERLGQLAELIDGYNEFHDFDPRELALIEPLRALRQLHYSAWLARRWDDPAFPPSFPWFGQPRYWGDQILALREQMAALDEAPLKLF
- a CDS encoding LysR family transcriptional regulator gives rise to the protein MSLPPLLTQHIARRPQRIALLQHIAEQGSITRAAKAAGISYKAAWDAIDELNNLASQPLVKRSTGGRGGGGAHLSPEGERVLRLYQRLQALQAQILEAAEESSDLDLLGRLMLRTSARNQLQGQVSGLRPEGRYDRVSLALSGGLEIDALITHDSTARLELTAGTMVVALLKAGWVRLLAQEEEAEEGSNCLSATVEEVLAEEDGPSEVRLALGNGQTLCAIAEAQWLAGQQVAAGSSVRVQFHPSYVLIGIPA
- a CDS encoding ComF family protein, whose amino-acid sequence is MNCQLYWKRLVYKCSLIDQQCLLCDEPAEQHYPLCITCEQALPWLGDQCRHCALPLPMAGLTCAVCGRGLPAFDQVIALWQFGFPVDTLISRFKHNRQWPLGRLMAELLGQGLLYRYAEGLPRPDLLLPVPLARRRLRERGFNQAGMLGRWLSSHVGVTCNERLLVRIRETPAQQHLGAKARRRNLRQAFAVTGELEGKHVAIVDDVLTTGATAQAIALTLRKAGARRVDVYCLARTPKPGYV
- the bioB gene encoding biotin synthase BioB: MSASTTATTRHDWSLAEVKALFQQPFNDLLFQAQTVHRAHFDPNRVQVSTLLSIKTGACPEDCKYCPQSGHYNTGLEKQKLMEVQKVLEEAARAKAIGSTRFCMGAAWKHPSAKDMPYVLEMVKGVKAMGLETCMTLGKLDQEQTKALAQAGLDYYNHNLDTSPEFYGSIITTRTYSERLQTLAYVRDAGMKICSGGILGMGESLDDRAGLLIQLANLPEHPESVPINMLVKVAGTPLAEEEDVDPFDFIRMLAVARILMPKSHVRLSAGREQMNEQMQALAFMAGANSIFYGEKLLTTANPQADKDMQLFARLGIKPEAREEHADEVHQAAIEQALVEQRSSEMFYDAATA
- the bioF gene encoding 8-amino-7-oxononanoate synthase; protein product: MAFDLAARLAERRAADLYRQRPLLESPQGPEVVVDGQRLLAFCSNDYLGLANHPEVIAAWQAGAERWGVGGGASHLVVGHSAPHHQVEEALAELTGRPRALLFSTGYMANLGAITALVGQGDTVLQDRLNHASLLDGGLLSGARFNRYLHNDPASLASRLDKAVGNTLVVTDGVFSMDGDLADLPALADVARARGAWLMVDDAHGLGTLGAQGGGIVEHFGLGVDDVPVLIGTLGKACGTAGAFVAGSEELIEALVQFARPYIYTTSQPPALACATLKSLELLRRETWRREHLAALIRQFRKGAQQMGLQLMDSPTPIQPIVIGDSAKALRLSRLLRERGLLVTAIRPPTVPAGSARLRVTLSAAHSEAQVQLLLNALAECYPQLENADA
- a CDS encoding alpha/beta fold hydrolase — its product is MRNRLVLLPGWGLGTAALEPLAASLRAQDARLQVELMPLPELPHSDVQAWIDHLDRKLPSNAWLGGWSLGGMLASALAHKRGDHCCGLLTLASNPSFLARPDWPHGMAEDTFGTFLDGCRSHTQVTLKRFRTLCSDGALQPRTLLRQLGVGVPDTDPLYLATGLEVLAKLDTREALQAYGGPQLHLFAGSDALVPAEAAKALSELLPDVEVGLVEDSSHAFLLEYPQELAAGIKSFLHESGDD
- the bioC gene encoding malonyl-ACP O-methyltransferase BioC, with the protein product MTDLSRPTLPGALPDKRQVAASFSRAAASYDSVAALQRAVGLSLLEQLPAGLQPSHWLDLGSGTGHFSRMLAERFTQACGVAVDIAEGMLLHARHVKGGAQYHVVGDAERLPLRDGSVDLVFSSLAVQWCDQFASVLAEAQRVLRPGGVLAFSSLCVGTLDELRASWQAVDGLVHVNRFRRFEDYQRLCAASGFEQLELERCPHVLHYPDVRSLTHELKALGAHNLNPGRPSGLTGRARMQGLLQAYEAFRQPAGLPATYQVVYGVLRKPQA
- the bioD gene encoding dethiobiotin synthase produces the protein MSQAFFIAGTDTDVGKTTIAAGLLHAARLQGMSTLGAKPVASGCTMTPKGLRNSDALALIDESTVKLPYEQVNPFAFEPAIAPHVAAREAGVTLAVPELLAAMRNVLQQNADFTLIEGAGGWRVPLSGLENLSDLAVALRLPVILVVGVRLGCISHALLSAEAIERDGLQLAGWVANIIEPRTSRLEENLASLAERLPAPCLGRVPKLKQASADMVAEHLQLDLLD